Within the Staphylococcus argenteus genome, the region TGCCTGTTATTACGAATGGGAAAAACATATTTAAGTCAGCTTTTTGTCTATCACTGTTTAAAGCTTTATGCGTCGCTTCACCAGTATATGTTTTATATACAATATTAGGATTCAATGATGTTTTGCGATTTAATTCTGTCGCACCTTCGCGTGTTAAGTCGTAAAATCCATTATCTTTTGATTTCCATAAATTAGACTGTTTAACACGTTTTACATAATCAATATAGGATTCATTTGGTTTCTGTTTTAGACCCCATTGAGCCAACCCGAAGTCTACTCTAGAATTTTTATTACCGAACATTTTGCCGATATCAAATACAACCTGTCTCACTAAAGCTTCATTTCCAGCTAAATCTGATGCGTGTGTACCATTATGTGGTGTTCCTAAAGTAGTAATTGATGAAATCATATTGTCATGATTACCTTTGAATAACGGAGAAATTTCGCCACCATGCTGTTTTTGATACTCTATTTCTTCACGGCTTCCATTTCGCAATAATTCTTCTAATTGACGAATCGTTTGACCACCCATGCTGTGTCCAACTAAATGTATTTTTTGTCCTGGTTTCCAATCTTTATATACGCCTTCATATGTTTTTCCGTAGCGTTCATGGCCATACTTTGCTGCATGTGCGGCACCATAATCAACTCGTCCACCTTTAATATAATAAAGTTCAACTGCGCGATCATAGTTACTTCCAAAAGCACTGATACTCGCTTCATATGCTTTGTAACCATTTTCTTCTAAATCCTGGCGAATATTCATTTTATTACCGCCCCAATAATGTGCCAATACCGATGGATTAATGTCATCTGTAAAACCATTGAAACCATGAACTAAAACGATAGGATCTTGGTTTTTATACTGACCTTGTTTGGCAACTTTATTAGTTTGATCACCTTTCGCCTTTGCAGTAAGTTCCTTTGTCCCTTTATTAGGCAATGTGGCTACTGCACTATTTTTTAATATATTTAACTCTTTTTTATTATCATTATCGTTTGTCGGTTCTACTGGTGATTTTTGATTGTCTTTTAAATCTGATACTTGCAGTGATTTTACGTCTTTTTTTGAATTCACTGCTTGTTCATCGTTAAAATTGTGGTTAGTATTTTCATCATTCGTTTGATTCTTTTGTTGTGGTTGTACTTTTTCTATTTCTGTCTCATTAACAATTTCTGGTTGGCTTGCTTGTTCTGTTTTATCCAATGATGGTCCTTGTTTTGTTAAACTTGATGAAGGTAGATTGTTATTAGCGTTTGAATCTTGACTATTATCTCCCTCTTTTGCCTGTTGCTGTGACGCCACTTTACTTTGTTTGCCATCATTAACGTTCTGTTCTAACCCTTGATTTACATTACTAAGATTAGCATTGTGATTTTTTGTTGTATCACGTTGAATATTTTTATTGTTAAGCGATGATTTTTTATCATCCTTTAGTTGATCTTTATTTATTTCATCTGCTTTTTGGTTAGTTTTTTCTGATGTTGTTTTATCATTATGCAAGTTCTTAGTTAAATTTTCAGTATGTTGCTGTTCGTCAACACCGTTTTCACGTTGATAATTAGCATTTTCCCTAGTTTGTTGATCCCCAATAGATTGTGCTGTAACTGTATCCTCCTGTGAATTTCCCATGTTCACTTGCTTCTCAGCTGCTTGCGCATGTCCACCACTTAAAAATAGTAATGTAGCTATCAAAATGGAAGATGCACCTACACTAAATTTACGAATACTATACTTATTTTGACTTTGTCTCATTGTCAGCACCTCTATTTTTTATTTTAGATAAACAAATTGATAATTATTCGAGGAATAAACTCAAATAATTTACTTAACCAAGTACTCATAATGACCATCCTTTCTATGTAATTAATTTGACGAGAAAGCGTTTACATTTATATTTAAAAAATATATTCTCCAAAGAGAATTTAAAGTGCATACGCTAATCATTTCAAATTATTAATTAATATTATATTTGGCAAAATTTAATTAGTCAATAATTAGACACAATTTAATTATGCAAATTGTAACTTTTTTACATATATCCTTTATACTTATTTATACTTATTTATTTGGGGCTTGATTCCAATGATGTATCACGCTTTTTAGATTAGCTGTATGAAGGTAATTTATGAGCTATTACAGTTTTAATTATTGCTGGTGTCGTATTTTAAACCTAAAAATAGATTGTCTTCCACAATGATTGTATCAGGATAAGCCGTTATACTTGTTCCTACATTAAATATATACAGTTAGTTTTCTTCCCTCAAAGTAAGTATTCTAATATTTTTAATTTATTGTTTAATTACTCTTGAACTACCTTTAACTTAATCTCGAATTTATGATGATTAGCATAAAAATACACCCCATAAAGTTAGTTTTTTAGTCCAACTTTTGGGATGCACATCTTAGTTCTAATGGAGATTGTCTTTTACATAGGCTATGACATTTCTATTTCAGGCTAGATATATTTTTATTCACAGTATAAATACAAAGAATATAAAGACAACTATGATATTAATAGGTAGTAACGACAAACATAACTTTTTAGCTTTTTCCTGTAATGAACATTTTTTCATATTTTTCCCCTTCATAACTTCATTATATCGATCTATATACTTCTCTACATCTCAGTACATACTTTTTTTACCACTGTTCGATATTTTGTCGTTCTCCTTTAAAGTTATTGCGCTTATGATGTCTACGCGCTAGTTCTGCCTCAATTTCTGAAAAATCGACGCCTAGCGCATGCATCAAGACAAATAAATGATAAAGTTCATCTGCTACTTCACTTACAAATGCCCTTTTGTCACCTTTAATTGCTTCAATTACGACTTCAAAAGCTTCTTCACCGTATTTTTTTGTAATCTTTTCTATACCTTCTGTTAATAAATATTTCGTATATGACTTGTCATTATTGGATTGGGCACTATCTTGAACTGTTTGAGCTAATGTTTGCACTGAAAATGGAACTTCTGTGTTGAAACAACTTTGACTGCCTGTATGGCATGTTGGGCCATTTGGTATGACATCGATTAAGATGGTATCATTGTCACAATCCACATGAATATCTTCAACACGTTGCGTATGACCAGATTTTTCACCTTTTGTCCAAAGACGTTGTTTAGATCGAGAATAAAAACATACCACACCATCTTTTACAGTTTTGTCAAAAGCATCTTGATTCATATAACCTAACATCAAGACTTGTTTTGTTCGACTATCTTGTAAAATAGCAGGTACTAATCCTTTACTAAAATCAATTTTATAATTGGTCATCTTACTGCTATACCCCCTTGTCGTATAACTTCTTTAATAGATTGAACCGTTGTTTCCCTGTCATGCAAAATACTTGCAGCTAAACCAGCAGATACATCCGTCTGTTCAAACAATTCTACAAAATGTTGTGCATTGCCACCGCCACCAGATGCAATAATTGGAATGTTCACAAGAGACTTTATTTTCGCAAGATGTTCAATATCAAAGCCTTGCTTCATGCCATCATGTCCCATACTCGTAACGAGCAATTCACCTGCACCTAACTGTTCTACTTGCTGTACCCAGTCATACACTTTAATATTTGTCATCTTTTTACCACCATGCGTACAACAATAATGTGCTTTTCTTTCAGGATCATAATGGCTATCAATTGCTATGCATATGCATTGTCTACCAAATTTATCACTTGCTTGTTTAATTAGCTGTGGATTTTTTAAAGCACTTGAATTTAATGATACTTTATCTGCACCATGATTTAACAATTGGGTAATATCATCGAGACTTTGAATCCCACCTCCTATAGTAAGAGGAATAAATAAGCGTGATGCCGTCTGTTCAATAACTTCTAGCATTAAACTA harbors:
- the lip1 gene encoding YSIRK domain-containing triacylglycerol lipase Lip1 yields the protein MRQSQNKYSIRKFSVGASSILIATLLFLSGGHAQAAEKQVNMGNSQEDTVTAQSIGDQQTRENANYQRENGVDEQQHTENLTKNLHNDKTTSEKTNQKADEINKDQLKDDKKSSLNNKNIQRDTTKNHNANLSNVNQGLEQNVNDGKQSKVASQQQAKEGDNSQDSNANNNLPSSSLTKQGPSLDKTEQASQPEIVNETEIEKVQPQQKNQTNDENTNHNFNDEQAVNSKKDVKSLQVSDLKDNQKSPVEPTNDNDNKKELNILKNSAVATLPNKGTKELTAKAKGDQTNKVAKQGQYKNQDPIVLVHGFNGFTDDINPSVLAHYWGGNKMNIRQDLEENGYKAYEASISAFGSNYDRAVELYYIKGGRVDYGAAHAAKYGHERYGKTYEGVYKDWKPGQKIHLVGHSMGGQTIRQLEELLRNGSREEIEYQKQHGGEISPLFKGNHDNMISSITTLGTPHNGTHASDLAGNEALVRQVVFDIGKMFGNKNSRVDFGLAQWGLKQKPNESYIDYVKRVKQSNLWKSKDNGFYDLTREGATELNRKTSLNPNIVYKTYTGEATHKALNSDRQKADLNMFFPFVITGNLIGKATEKEWRENDGLVSVISSQHPFNQAYTNATDKIQKGIWQVTPTKHDWDHVDFVGQDSSDTVRTREELQDFWHHLADDLVKTEKVTDTKQA